A single window of Cataglyphis hispanica isolate Lineage 1 chromosome 2, ULB_Chis1_1.0, whole genome shotgun sequence DNA harbors:
- the LOC126857447 gene encoding glycerophosphocholine phosphodiesterase GPCPD1-like, with protein sequence MKGSKRDWIFRVQVPNLEKNEVVYVVGNLPELGAWNHNQAVLMSQEHSSRRESPTLFDNNCSGDFYNDDGCESNAADSIFVGEKEEGRIFSQTVALPVDANIEFRYFIAVICQSNGTKNSAKTLIIRRWETHMTPRLIRKNTSSNFDNDILPEPDKFGYHNNYYKIERGWLTDETVIQFKLFNNPIKLWKNRLQNRKVHIKMTPVNLVRHNSLELQQFGGDCVDDSLSMDTQDIVDQPAFTSITEIAVMNDEEARFKSQEQFGRPYNEDEFLIFNVAVRYPETIAYLVDYYVYSSRCFPGEPPNHIGFSYILPSTLQSSVGLLTVPITSTKHRPIGQLTVEYVVIKPIPDYPWDTSISYAKHWEQRWSGLDVGHRGLGTSFKFEMKNCANVRENTIASLKTASHHGADMVEFDVQLSKDLIPVIYHDFYVSISLKRKKQIEAMDMLEIPVKDLTLEQLHLLKVYHVAEGREKNPRFFDEDLEDHQPFPTLQTVLQELELHIGCNIEIKWTMQLKDGTFELNHPFDLNIYLDIILKVVLEYGGDRKIVFSSFNPDICAMIRLKQNKYPVVFLTQGVTLKYPTYHDPRCQTIPMAMRHALAADILGINVHTEDILRDPSQVKLVKDAGLIIFCWGDDNNDKATIQHLKKLGLHAVIYDKMDEYNPKEVKESIFLVDARESQKELIALAHCSQTSQTQISTPLNTEKEYYSDRPSTTTSLAKNNIFNGDNIYSVPTLETTCEENREINEITKDFSTCANTFGNSSANMKNASDLMCGQPTAPPEIYGEDETAKDCL encoded by the exons ATGAAAGGATCTAAGAGAGACTGGATTTTTAGAGTCCAG GTGCCCAACCtggaaaaaaatgaagttGTTTATGTGGTTGGAAATCTACCTGAATTGGGTGCTTGGAATCACAACCAGGCTGTCCTAATGTCACAGGAGCATAGTAGTCGCAGAGAGTCCCCTACATTGTTTGACAATAATTGCAGTGGGGATTTTTATAACGATGATGGGTGTGAAAGCAATGCAGCTGACAGCATATTTGTTGGCGAAAAAga agaAGGCCGAATATTCTCGCAAACGGTTGCTCTTCCCGTCGACGCTAATATCGAATTCCGATATTTTATAGCTGTCATCTGTCAATCAAATGGCACTAAAAACTCAGCTAAAACTCTGATTATCCGCAGATGGGAAACTCATATGACACCAAggttaattagaaaaaata cATCAAGCAATTTTGATAATGACATATTGCCAGAGCCTGATAAATTTGGctatcacaataattattacaaaattgaacGAGGCTGGTTAACAGATGAAACTGTGATacaatttaaactatttaacaATCCTATTAAACTCTGGAAAAATCGGCTTCAAAATAGAAAAGTTCATATTaag ATGACACCTGTAAATCTAGTTAGACACAATTCCTTAGAATTGCAACAGTTTGGGGGCGACTGTGTAGACGATAGTCTTTCTATGGATACACAAGATATTGTTGATCAACCTGCCTTTACAAGTATTACGGAAATCgct GTGATGAACGATGAAGAGGCTAGATTCAAGTCCCAGGAGCAATTCGGCCGTCCTTACAATGaagatgaatttttaatcttcaatgTTGCTGTTCGGTATCCTGAAACAATT GCATACTTAGTGGACTACTACGTATACAGCTCAAGGTGTTTCCCAGGAGAACCACCAAATCACATTGGTTTCAGCTATATCCTGCCTAGTACTTTACAATCCAGTGTCGGACTTCTCACTGTACCAATTACTAGTACAAAACACAGACCCATtg GACAATTGACAGTGGAGTACGTCGTCATAAAACCAATTCCGGACTATCCATGGGACACAAGCATTTCGTATGCAAAACACTGGGAACAACGATGGTCGGGTTTGGACGTAGGGCATAGAGGACTTGGTACATCTTTCAAGTTTGAAATGAAGAA CTGCGCTAACGTACGCGAGAATACAATCGCGTCTCTGAAGACTGCATCGCATCACGGTGCGGACATGGTCGAATTTGATGTGCAATTATCGAAAGATCTTATACCTGTGATCTATCACGACTTTTACGTATCCATCTCGCTGAAACGTAAAAAGCAGATAGAGGCTATGGATATGCTGGAAATACCCGTTAAGGATCTTACTTTAGAGCAGCTGCATCTACTCAAG GTTTATCATGTTGCTGAGGGCCGTGAGAAGAATCCGAGATTCTTTGATGAGGATTTGGAAGATCATCAGCCCTTTCCTACGCTGCAAACTGTACTCCAGGAATTGGAGCTGCACATTGGATGCAATATCGAAATTAAATGGACTATGCAATTGAAG GACGGCACGTTCGAGCTTAATCATCCCTTTGATCTCAACATATATCTAGATATCATTCTGAAGGTGGTATTGGAATACGGCGGCGATCGAAAAATCGTGTTTTCCTCGTTCAATCCGGATATTTGCGCGATGATCCGTCtcaagcaaaataaatatccagTAGTATTTCTAACACAAGGCGTTACATTGAAATATCCCACTTATCACGATCCGAGATGTCAGACGATACCGATGGCCATGAGACATGCATTAGCCGCGGACATTCTAGGAATTAATGTCCATACAGAAGATATTCTTCGAGATCCATCTCAAGTCAAGTTGGTTAAGGACGCgggattaattatattctgttGGGGCGATGATAATAACGATAAGGCCACTATCCAGCATCTGAAGAAACTCGGTTTACACGCAGTCATATACGATAA aatggACGAATATAATCCAAAAGAAGTAAAGGAAAGTATATTCTTGGTGGACGCTAGAGAAAGCCAAAAGGAGCTAATAGCCTTGGCACATTGCAGTCAAACATCACAGACACAAATCTCTACTCCTCTTAACACAGAGaag GAATATTATTCGGACCGACCGTCGACGACCACATCACTCGCGaagaacaatatatttaacggcgataatatatattccgtACCGACCTTAGAAACCACCTGCGAAGAAAACAGAGAGATCAATGAGATAACCAAGGATTTCAGTACTTGTGCTAATACTTTTGGCAACTCGTCGgcgaatatgaaaaatgcCTCTGACCTGATGTGTGGACAGCCGACTGCTCCACCTGAAATTTATGGAGAGGATGAAACGGCAAAGGATTGCCTTTGA